From the genome of Methanoculleus sp. SDB, one region includes:
- a CDS encoding carbamate kinase, producing MKAVIALGGNAILLRGERGTAEEQFAHVRTAVREIVWLIARGDSVLITHGNGPQVGDILLKNECARDTLPIMPLDICGAESQGMIGYMIQQSLENALAEAGIRRPVISVVTQTVVDPADPAFADPKKPIGPFYTEGEAALFSRDRGWMMAPADAAKTAFRRVVPSPEPLDIVEHPSIRTLVNEGFVVVAGGGGGIPVRREREGALRGVEAVVDKDLAAERLATGIGAEMLLVLTDVPSAFLRYGTPDQEPLGRVGADELETLLHAGHFPEGSMGPKVRACIRFVREGGEAAVITSLDRVRDALAGTAGTRVVPS from the coding sequence ATGAAAGCGGTCATTGCGCTCGGTGGGAACGCGATTCTCCTCCGGGGAGAACGCGGGACGGCGGAGGAGCAGTTTGCGCACGTCAGAACTGCCGTCCGTGAGATCGTATGGCTGATTGCCCGGGGCGATTCGGTGCTCATCACCCACGGCAACGGCCCGCAGGTCGGGGACATCCTGCTGAAGAATGAGTGCGCCCGCGATACCCTTCCGATCATGCCTCTCGATATCTGCGGGGCGGAGAGCCAGGGGATGATCGGGTACATGATTCAGCAGAGTCTGGAAAACGCCCTCGCAGAGGCCGGCATCCGCCGCCCGGTGATCTCCGTTGTGACGCAGACGGTAGTCGATCCCGCCGATCCTGCGTTTGCGGATCCGAAAAAGCCCATCGGTCCGTTTTATACGGAAGGTGAGGCGGCACTGTTTTCCCGTGATCGCGGCTGGATGATGGCGCCGGCGGATGCTGCTAAAACGGCGTTCCGGCGGGTTGTTCCCTCTCCCGAACCGCTGGATATCGTCGAGCACCCCTCCATCCGCACGCTGGTGAACGAGGGATTCGTTGTCGTCGCAGGAGGCGGAGGGGGGATTCCCGTCCGGCGTGAGAGAGAAGGGGCGCTTCGCGGCGTGGAGGCGGTGGTGGACAAGGATCTGGCGGCCGAACGCCTTGCCACCGGGATCGGTGCGGAAATGCTGCTGGTTCTTACCGACGTCCCATCGGCGTTCCTCCGGTACGGCACACCGGACCAGGAACCTCTCGGCCGGGTGGGGGCGGACGAACTCGAAACGCTGCTCCACGCCGGGCACTTCCCGGAAGGAAGCATGGGCCCCAAGGTGCGTGCCTGTATCCGGTTCGTACGCGAGGGCGGTGAGGCTGCCGTGATCACCTCGCTTGACCGGGTCCGTGATGCGCTCGCCGGCACGGCCGGCACCCGGGTGGTGCCGTCGTAG
- a CDS encoding phenylacetate--CoA ligase has protein sequence MFWNKAMETISGRDLRQLQLKRLTWTIRQAEKVPFYQSLLREAGVRADAIRSLDDLVKLPFTGKKDLREGYPFGSLAVPLREVVRIHTTSGTTGKPTVVGYTRADLENWAELMARDLTMVGLGPGDVFQNALGYGLFTGGLGFHAGAEKIGMTVIPSATGNTRRQIEMIEDFGVTAVNATPSYGMRLAEVAEEMGAGLETLRVGTFGAEPWSENMRRELEERLGITAYDSYGMSGMYGPGAAFECEEKKGLHFWHDSFLIEIINPETGEQLGPGERGELVVTPLVKEAMPLIRYRTGDITMILDDECPCGRGPKIARIMGRSDDMLVIRGINVFPSQIEHILLSLPEVGEQFMVYIDRINHLDEMTIEVEVNRDYFSGELGDLAHVQKRVAGVLRDTLNLRTHVTLVEPGSLPRFEGKAKRVIDRRGDIW, from the coding sequence ATGTTCTGGAATAAAGCAATGGAGACCATCTCCGGGCGGGATCTTCGTCAACTGCAGCTCAAACGGCTCACATGGACGATCCGGCAGGCAGAGAAGGTGCCATTTTATCAATCGCTGCTTCGAGAAGCAGGCGTTCGTGCGGATGCGATCCGATCGCTCGACGACCTCGTGAAACTGCCATTTACCGGTAAGAAAGACCTCCGTGAAGGCTACCCGTTCGGCTCTCTCGCAGTGCCGCTCAGGGAGGTCGTGCGGATTCACACCACCTCGGGAACAACGGGCAAGCCAACGGTGGTCGGATATACGAGGGCGGATCTTGAAAACTGGGCCGAACTCATGGCCCGCGACCTGACCATGGTCGGACTCGGCCCGGGCGACGTCTTCCAGAACGCCCTCGGGTACGGCCTGTTTACCGGAGGGCTCGGATTCCACGCCGGCGCGGAGAAGATCGGGATGACCGTGATCCCGAGCGCAACCGGCAACACGCGGCGACAGATCGAGATGATCGAGGACTTCGGCGTTACTGCGGTCAACGCCACCCCGAGTTACGGCATGCGGCTTGCCGAGGTTGCGGAAGAGATGGGGGCGGGGCTCGAAACGCTCAGGGTGGGCACGTTCGGTGCCGAACCGTGGTCGGAGAATATGCGGCGGGAACTCGAGGAGCGGCTCGGCATCACCGCATATGATTCCTACGGGATGAGCGGGATGTACGGCCCCGGCGCCGCCTTCGAGTGCGAGGAGAAAAAGGGCCTGCACTTCTGGCACGACTCCTTCCTCATCGAGATCATCAATCCGGAAACCGGCGAACAACTCGGGCCGGGCGAGCGGGGCGAACTCGTCGTGACTCCGCTCGTCAAGGAGGCGATGCCGCTTATCAGGTACCGCACCGGTGATATTACGATGATCCTCGACGACGAGTGCCCGTGCGGCCGGGGACCGAAGATTGCACGGATCATGGGGCGGAGCGACGATATGCTGGTTATTCGCGGGATTAACGTGTTCCCATCGCAGATCGAACACATCCTGCTGTCGCTCCCCGAAGTGGGGGAACAATTTATGGTATATATCGACAGGATCAACCATCTGGATGAAATGACAATCGAAGTGGAAGTCAACCGTGATTATTTCAGCGGAGAGCTCGGCGACCTCGCCCATGTGCAGAAACGGGTGGCGGGGGTGCTGCGTGACACCCTGAACCTCAGGACACATGTCACCCTCGTAGAACCGGGCAGCCTGCCGCGATTCGAAGGAAAGGCGAAAAGGGTCATCGACCGCAGGGGGGATATCTGGTGA